The following are from one region of the Nicotiana tomentosiformis chromosome 7, ASM39032v3, whole genome shotgun sequence genome:
- the LOC104108760 gene encoding uncharacterized protein encodes MATSLQFTSDHQYPINLSISQQDHHQTKPSAETMNQQTGRSRRSKGGANKSLTQKKKQSQRGMGVEKLERLRLQELISSKTNPLQFPKLYGGVNQVMAPDFLLHQRVANSGSSTYGPAHVTFGDQLISGHDQFQTQMGLNGFATSKPNQLFHAVSHTEKSKELSSLPNLMSIKSSCFSDRCSSCNKKKRIINGEDMGRSNTEAGIVHMENVLGENQYFGTKPLLHPFSIPSHLEKGVEIVAIHRRGNSSLSSEGGLVMEYEFFPTEKSGRSNTTSYVENDMMMKKMMTTSSESSSVAAAVGNGEASCVTTISWVDTTTTTTPTSSIDLSLKLSF; translated from the exons ATGGCTACTTCTCTTCAGTTTACTTCAGATCATCAGTACCCAATAAACCTTAGTATTTCTCAACAAGATCATCATCAAACAAAGCCTAGCGCTGAAACAATGAACCAACAGACTGGACGTAGTAGAAGGTCCAAAGGAGGAGCAAACAAATCCTTAACACAGAAGAAGAAACAGTCCCAAAGAGGCATGGGTGTGGAAAAACTTGAACGGCTCAGATTACAAGAGCTAATTTCTTCAAAAACAAATCCACTTCAGTTTCCCAAATTGTATGGTGGTGTCAACCAAGTCATGGCCCCTGATTTCTTGCTTCATCAAAGGGTTGCAAATAGTGGATCTAGCACTTATGGACCAGCTCATGTTACATTTGGAGATCAGTTGATTTCTGGGCATGATCAGTTTCAAACTCAAATGGGTCTAAACGGATTTGCAACTTCTAAACCCAACCAGCTTTTTCATGCTGTTTCCCATACTGAGAAATCTAAAGAGCTTTCTTCACTGCCAAATTTGATGAGCATCAAGTCATCATGTTTCTCCGATCGCTGCAGTTCATGCAACAAA AAGAAGCGCATAATTAATGGAGAGGATATGGGACGTTCTAACACAGAGGCTGGCATTGTTCATATGGAAAACGTGTTAGGAGAAAACCAATATTTTGGAACAAAGCCTTTGCTTCACCCATTCTCAATACCTAGTCATCTTGAAAAG GGGGTAGAGATAGTGGCAATCCACAGAAGGGGAAATTCATCATTATCATCAGAAGGAGGACTTGTAATGGAGTATGAATTCTTTCCTACAGAGAAAAGTGGCAGATCAAACACTACAAGTTATGTGGAGAATGATATGATGATGAAGAAAATGATGACTACTTCATCAGAATCTTCTTCAGTTGCAGCAGCAGTGGGTAATGGTGAAGCTTCTTGTGTCACTACAATATCCTGGGTTGATACTACTACTACAACTACACCCACCAGTTCTATTGATCTATCACTCAAACTTTCTTTCTAG